One part of the bacterium genome encodes these proteins:
- a CDS encoding DUF503 domain-containing protein produces the protein MVVGVLHVECGLPGTQNIKDKRRIVKSVIDRLHHRFNVAAAEVTHHDSWRRAGLAVACVSTDTRHADSVLAGVAREIERHGELVLLNYSTEMR, from the coding sequence ATGGTGGTAGGGGTGCTGCACGTGGAGTGCGGCCTTCCCGGCACGCAGAACATCAAGGACAAGCGCCGGATCGTCAAGTCGGTCATCGACCGGCTTCATCACCGCTTCAACGTCGCCGCGGCCGAAGTGACGCACCACGATTCCTGGCGGCGTGCGGGCCTCGCCGTGGCCTGCGTCAGCACCGACACCCGCCACGCCGACTCGGTGCTGGCCGGCGTCGCGCGGGAGATCGAGCGTCACGGCGAGCTGGTGCTGCTGAACTACAGTACCGAGATGCGATGA
- the rbfA gene encoding 30S ribosome-binding factor RbfA — MTSPRIARLRELFKEEASAILQRNMKDPRIGFVSVTDVELSPDLRHARIFVSVYGDAEAKARTMEGLRSAEGFVRTELAHRIRLRYTPEVMFRIDESIEQGDRVNRLLRQVTKERDAGGRGSREDGE, encoded by the coding sequence ATGACGAGTCCGCGCATCGCCCGTCTCCGCGAGCTGTTCAAGGAAGAAGCGAGCGCGATTCTGCAGCGCAACATGAAGGATCCGCGCATCGGGTTCGTCTCTGTCACCGACGTCGAGCTCAGTCCCGATCTGCGCCACGCGCGGATCTTCGTGAGCGTGTACGGCGACGCGGAGGCCAAGGCGCGCACGATGGAAGGGCTGCGCAGCGCCGAGGGTTTCGTCCGCACCGAGCTGGCGCACCGCATCCGGCTGCGCTACACGCCTGAGGTGATGTTCCGCATCGACGAATCGATCGAGCAGGGCGATCGCGTCAACCGTCTGCTGCGACAGGTCACGAAGGAGCGCGACGCGGGCGGTCGGGGGTCCCGCGAAGACGGGGAATGA
- a CDS encoding DHHA1 domain-containing protein, which produces MTLAQRIAETLLGRRVLLLNHVSPDGDCLGSTLALARGLRARGQRAVVASSDGVPEMYRFLPGADQIVTELPAQESFDAAVFMECSTPDRAGVLAARAVDVPLWVNIDHHVSNGGYGDLILYEPEAAAVGELVTPIVRAIATIDGPTATCLLTALLTDTGSFRYASVTPRTLRIAAELVEAGASPADVYTQVYENRPAVALRLLGMALSRLELSADGRIAWTAVTQEMLRASGASMEESEGIVGALRAIGGVQVALLFKEEPEGIKVSMRGRAGVRTNVVAEAFGGGGHAAAAGFTAAGPLQDAIRSTIEAVRRELAAAASS; this is translated from the coding sequence ATGACGCTGGCCCAACGGATCGCGGAAACGCTGCTCGGCCGGCGCGTGCTGCTGCTCAACCACGTCTCGCCGGACGGCGACTGCCTGGGCTCGACGCTCGCGCTCGCGCGCGGGCTGCGCGCGCGCGGGCAGCGGGCCGTCGTCGCGAGCAGCGACGGGGTCCCCGAGATGTACCGCTTCCTGCCCGGCGCGGACCAGATCGTGACGGAGCTGCCGGCGCAGGAGTCCTTCGACGCGGCCGTCTTCATGGAATGCAGCACGCCGGACCGGGCGGGGGTGCTCGCCGCGCGCGCGGTCGACGTCCCGCTGTGGGTCAACATCGACCACCACGTGAGCAACGGCGGCTACGGCGATCTCATCCTGTACGAGCCCGAGGCGGCCGCGGTCGGCGAGCTGGTCACGCCGATCGTCCGCGCCATCGCGACGATCGACGGTCCGACGGCCACCTGTCTGCTTACCGCGCTCCTCACCGACACGGGCAGCTTCCGGTATGCGAGCGTGACGCCGCGCACGCTGCGCATCGCGGCCGAACTCGTGGAGGCGGGCGCGAGCCCCGCGGACGTCTACACGCAGGTGTATGAAAACCGGCCCGCGGTCGCGCTGCGCCTGCTCGGCATGGCGCTCAGCCGTCTCGAGCTCTCCGCCGACGGGCGCATCGCCTGGACCGCGGTGACGCAGGAGATGCTGCGGGCGTCGGGCGCGTCCATGGAGGAGTCCGAAGGGATCGTCGGCGCGCTGCGCGCGATCGGCGGCGTCCAGGTGGCGCTCCTCTTCAAGGAGGAACCCGAGGGCATCAAGGTCAGCATGCGCGGTCGCGCGGGCGTGCGCACGAATGTCGTGGCGGAGGCGTTCGGGGGCGGCGGGCACGCGGCCGCGGCCGGTTTCACGGCCGCCGGACCGCTCCAAGACGCGATACGCTCGACGATCGAGGCGGTGCGGCGCGAGCTCGCGGCCGCCGCGTCCTCCTGA
- the truB gene encoding tRNA pseudouridine(55) synthase TruB, which translates to MDGVLNVLKPPGMTSHDVVDTVRRLAGLRRVGHTGTLDPGAAGVLVLCLGRATRLSEFLMDVDKEYRVELRLGMRTSTGDAYGEVLPPPDGPAPAASPLRRAAVEGALRRFTGEILQVPPMVSAIHHEGVRLYELARRGEVVDVQPRPIVVYSIEIVTHNHDWTRLLLHVTCGKGAYIRKLCADIGDVLAVGGYAHFMVRARTGLFHIAQARTLEELAALAAEGALDGALISMDDAVGHLPVVDLSDQSVSDVLHGHPVPAWKAGHALADDQPVRLRSRRGTLVALARVEQGVLRPFKVLAGAPAGTPPAGPPRPPGGPRAPHLRPR; encoded by the coding sequence GTGGACGGCGTCCTCAACGTCCTCAAACCGCCGGGGATGACGTCGCACGACGTCGTCGACACGGTCCGCCGGCTGGCCGGGCTTCGCCGGGTCGGGCACACCGGCACGCTCGACCCCGGCGCCGCGGGCGTGCTGGTCCTGTGCCTGGGGCGCGCGACGCGACTCAGCGAGTTTCTGATGGACGTCGACAAAGAGTACCGCGTCGAGCTGCGCCTCGGCATGCGCACCAGCACCGGCGACGCGTACGGCGAGGTGCTGCCCCCGCCCGACGGGCCCGCGCCGGCCGCGTCACCACTCCGGCGCGCGGCGGTGGAAGGTGCGCTGCGGCGGTTCACCGGTGAGATTCTGCAGGTCCCGCCGATGGTGTCGGCCATTCACCACGAGGGCGTCCGGCTCTACGAGCTTGCGCGCCGCGGCGAGGTCGTCGACGTGCAGCCGCGGCCGATCGTCGTGTATTCGATCGAGATCGTGACTCACAACCACGACTGGACGCGCCTCCTGCTGCACGTCACCTGCGGCAAGGGCGCGTACATCCGCAAGCTCTGCGCCGACATCGGCGACGTGCTCGCCGTGGGCGGATACGCGCACTTCATGGTCCGCGCGCGCACCGGGTTGTTTCACATCGCGCAGGCGCGCACGCTCGAGGAGCTCGCCGCGCTGGCCGCGGAGGGCGCGCTCGACGGTGCCCTCATCTCGATGGACGACGCGGTGGGCCACCTGCCGGTGGTCGACCTGTCCGACCAGAGCGTGAGCGACGTGCTGCACGGCCACCCGGTGCCGGCGTGGAAGGCCGGGCACGCGCTCGCCGATGACCAGCCGGTGCGGCTCCGCAGCCGGCGCGGCACGCTCGTCGCGCTGGCGCGTGTTGAGCAGGGCGTGCTCCGTCCGTTCAAAGTCCTGGCGGGCGCGCCCGCCGGTACGCCGCCGGCGGGGCCGCCGCGCCCGCCCGGAGGGCCGCGTGCGCCGCATCTTCGGCCTCGCTGA
- the ribF gene encoding riboflavin biosynthesis protein RibF encodes MRRIFGLADWPAGVRGPVVALGTFDGVHLGHRRVLGLAVERARTRGGSAAALTFEPHPLEVLRPGPEPVLLTTVEERLDRFEALGLDVALVVPFDEALSCISAPAWLDGVLRGRLGAREIVAGSSYTFGHRREGTARRLEEWGRAADVPVHLVPAVLIGGEPVSSSRIRAALREGLVEDAARLLGRRYSLAGRVVRGEGRGRTIGVPTANLAADARKIVPARGVYATVATVRGRRYRGATNIGVRPTFGGGALGIETLLLDFDGDCADEPMTLEFARRVREERAFPDAAALVRQVAEDAETVRRSLTPDVMDAP; translated from the coding sequence GTGCGCCGCATCTTCGGCCTCGCTGACTGGCCGGCCGGGGTCCGCGGGCCGGTAGTCGCGCTCGGCACGTTCGACGGCGTCCATCTCGGCCACCGGCGGGTGCTCGGGCTGGCCGTCGAGCGGGCGCGGACCCGCGGCGGTTCCGCGGCCGCGCTGACGTTCGAGCCGCATCCGCTCGAAGTGCTGCGCCCGGGACCCGAACCCGTCCTGCTGACGACGGTCGAGGAGCGGCTCGACCGGTTCGAGGCGCTGGGGCTCGACGTCGCGCTCGTCGTACCGTTCGACGAGGCGCTCTCCTGCATCTCCGCGCCGGCGTGGCTCGACGGCGTGCTGCGGGGCCGCCTCGGCGCGCGCGAGATCGTCGCGGGCTCCTCGTACACGTTCGGGCACCGTCGGGAAGGAACGGCGCGGCGCCTTGAAGAGTGGGGCCGCGCCGCGGACGTGCCGGTGCATCTCGTACCCGCGGTGCTCATCGGCGGCGAGCCGGTCAGCAGCAGCCGCATCCGCGCCGCGCTCCGCGAGGGGCTCGTCGAGGACGCCGCGCGGCTGCTCGGCCGGCGCTACAGCCTGGCCGGGCGCGTCGTGCGCGGGGAGGGGCGCGGGCGGACGATCGGCGTCCCGACCGCCAATCTCGCCGCCGACGCACGCAAAATCGTTCCCGCACGCGGCGTGTACGCCACGGTCGCGACCGTGCGCGGCCGCCGCTACCGCGGCGCTACGAACATCGGCGTCCGGCCGACGTTCGGCGGCGGAGCGCTCGGCATCGAGACGCTGCTCCTCGACTTCGACGGGGACTGCGCGGACGAGCCGATGACGCTCGAGTTCGCGCGCCGTGTGCGTGAAGAGCGCGCGTTTCCCGACGCCGCGGCCCTCGTCCGCCAAGTTGCCGAGGACGCCGAGACGGTGCGGCGGTCGCTCACGCCGGACGTGATGGACGCGCCGTGA
- the nusB gene encoding transcription antitermination factor NusB encodes MTTRRQAREAALGVLFELDLGKGRIEEALGPLRAQGWSRDDWALIDELVHGTRRHADEIDALIRDVAEHWTLERMATVDRNVLRMAIFELQHTETPIGVIINEAVELAKQYSTEESGRFVNGMLGRIVRIGARLARVADQAAP; translated from the coding sequence ATGACCACGCGCCGTCAGGCCCGCGAAGCCGCGCTCGGCGTGCTCTTTGAGCTCGACCTCGGCAAGGGACGCATCGAGGAGGCGCTGGGGCCGCTGCGCGCCCAGGGCTGGTCGCGGGACGATTGGGCGCTCATCGACGAGCTCGTCCACGGCACCCGCCGGCACGCCGATGAGATCGACGCGTTGATCCGGGACGTTGCCGAGCACTGGACCCTCGAGCGTATGGCCACGGTGGACCGAAACGTGCTTCGCATGGCGATTTTCGAGCTGCAGCACACGGAGACCCCGATCGGCGTCATCATCAACGAGGCGGTCGAGCTCGCCAAACAGTACAGCACCGAAGAATCGGGCCGGTTCGTCAACGGCATGCTCGGCCGCATCGTCCGGATCGGGGCGCGCCTCGCGCGCGTCGCGGACCAAGCCGCGCCGTAG
- a CDS encoding acylphosphatase, which yields MRVRLLVSGRVQGVGFREFTRRTAHRLGVGGWVRNLSDGRVEVVADGERPALDALVNALSGGPPGAFVRTVHQDWGAATAAGSPAATGEGEFEIR from the coding sequence GTGCGGGTGCGCCTCCTGGTATCCGGACGCGTTCAGGGCGTCGGATTTCGTGAGTTCACGCGGCGGACCGCGCACAGACTGGGCGTGGGCGGCTGGGTGCGCAATCTGTCCGACGGGCGAGTCGAGGTCGTCGCCGACGGTGAGCGGCCGGCGCTGGACGCGCTCGTGAACGCCCTGAGCGGCGGACCGCCCGGGGCGTTCGTGCGCACCGTGCACCAAGACTGGGGAGCCGCGACCGCGGCCGGGAGTCCTGCGGCGACCGGGGAAGGAGAGTTCGAGATCCGCTAA
- a CDS encoding farnesyl diphosphate synthase, producing MPETSRRPVAIENVLAEHGRLVENALDRYLPAEAAPPAEVHRAMRYSVFAGGKRLRPMLVIAGAEVAGAPLETVLPSACAVELIHTYSLIHDDLPAMDDSDIRRGRPTCHVVFGEAMAVLAGDALHAHAFELLARNAEVPGCSPARVVRAIRELTLGIGSEGMVGGQVFDLLAVRAVPADRPAADPRATMKPHPEEAEVRQIHRLKTGALIRACLKIGGVLAGANDADLLTLDRYGEHMGVAFQIVDDILDVVGERGKLGKDTGTDASHAKVTFPAVFGLERSRRLAADATREAVRALAPLGARGARLEELAIYLLERDR from the coding sequence ATGCCGGAAACGTCGCGCCGACCGGTCGCCATCGAGAACGTTCTCGCCGAGCACGGCCGGCTTGTCGAAAACGCGCTGGACCGGTATCTCCCTGCGGAGGCCGCCCCGCCCGCCGAGGTCCACCGCGCGATGCGCTACAGCGTCTTCGCCGGTGGTAAGCGGCTGCGGCCGATGCTCGTGATCGCCGGCGCGGAAGTTGCGGGCGCGCCGCTGGAGACCGTCCTGCCGTCCGCCTGCGCCGTCGAGCTGATTCATACCTACTCGCTCATTCACGACGATCTTCCCGCGATGGACGATTCGGACATCCGCCGGGGCCGCCCGACCTGCCACGTGGTCTTCGGCGAAGCGATGGCGGTGCTCGCCGGCGACGCGCTGCACGCGCATGCCTTCGAGCTTCTCGCGCGCAACGCGGAGGTGCCAGGCTGCTCGCCCGCGCGGGTGGTGCGGGCGATCCGTGAACTGACGCTCGGGATCGGTAGCGAGGGGATGGTCGGCGGGCAGGTGTTCGACCTGCTCGCGGTGCGGGCCGTGCCGGCAGATCGCCCGGCGGCGGACCCGCGGGCCACGATGAAGCCGCACCCCGAAGAAGCCGAGGTCCGGCAGATCCACCGTCTCAAGACCGGTGCGCTCATCCGCGCCTGTCTCAAGATCGGCGGGGTGCTGGCCGGCGCGAACGACGCGGACCTCCTGACGCTCGACCGCTACGGCGAGCACATGGGCGTCGCGTTCCAAATCGTAGATGACATTTTGGACGTCGTCGGGGAGCGCGGGAAGCTCGGCAAGGACACCGGCACCGACGCGAGCCACGCCAAGGTCACGTTCCCCGCGGTGTTCGGCCTCGAGCGGTCCCGCCGTCTCGCCGCGGACGCGACGCGCGAGGCGGTGAGGGCGCTCGCTCCGCTCGGGGCGCGCGGCGCGCGCCTCGAAGAGCTCGCGATCTATCTGCTGGAGCGGGACCGGTGA
- a CDS encoding TlyA family RNA methyltransferase encodes MTHRAAGALPHPVKRGAGVRLDERLVQEGLAESRARAQAAVLAGRVTVDGAIADTPGRRVTPEMRVGVTAPAHPFVGRGGVKLARAIETFGLDVRGLTAVDLGASTGGFTDCLLRAGAARVYAVDVGHGQLAWTLRQDPRVVVMEGTNARTLTPGRFAGPADLVTADLSFIGLRLLWGVIASLVRPGGDVVALVKPQFEAGRAAVRRGGVVRDPAVHAAVLENVFEAAARDGLTPLAVTPSPITGPAGNIEYLVHLRRPPAPADAGGRSDIAAAVADAHRRLGRRDA; translated from the coding sequence GTGACGCACCGGGCGGCGGGCGCCCTCCCGCATCCCGTGAAGCGCGGCGCAGGCGTGCGCCTCGACGAACGGCTCGTGCAGGAGGGCCTCGCCGAGTCCCGGGCGCGCGCGCAGGCCGCGGTGCTCGCCGGTCGCGTGACGGTCGACGGCGCGATTGCGGACACACCGGGCCGCCGGGTCACGCCGGAGATGCGGGTCGGCGTGACGGCGCCGGCCCACCCGTTCGTCGGCCGCGGCGGCGTCAAGCTCGCCCGCGCGATCGAGACGTTCGGCCTGGACGTCCGCGGCCTCACCGCGGTGGACCTGGGCGCCAGCACCGGCGGATTTACGGATTGCCTGCTCCGGGCGGGCGCGGCGCGGGTGTACGCCGTCGACGTGGGGCACGGGCAGCTCGCGTGGACGCTGCGGCAAGACCCGCGGGTCGTCGTCATGGAGGGTACGAACGCACGGACGCTCACGCCCGGGCGATTCGCCGGCCCGGCGGATCTCGTCACCGCCGATTTGTCGTTCATCGGCCTGCGCCTGCTCTGGGGCGTGATCGCGTCGCTCGTTCGCCCGGGCGGCGACGTGGTGGCGCTCGTCAAACCGCAGTTCGAGGCCGGACGGGCCGCGGTCCGGCGCGGCGGCGTCGTGCGGGACCCGGCGGTGCACGCCGCGGTGCTGGAGAACGTGTTCGAGGCGGCCGCGCGCGACGGGCTTACGCCGTTGGCGGTGACGCCGTCGCCGATCACCGGCCCGGCGGGCAACATCGAGTACCTTGTGCACCTGCGCCGCCCGCCCGCACCGGCGGACGCCGGCGGCCGCTCGGACATTGCCGCCGCGGTCGCGGACGCGCACCGCCGGCTGGGGCGGAGAGACGCATGA
- a CDS encoding NAD(+)/NADH kinase, whose translation MKSVGLIVNAEKLQADREVGRLARGAVTLLTARHVDVVANRESAQTLGLPELGAAASDLARRAEMLVVFGGDGTILQAARQAAPAGIPILGVNLGGFGFLAEVHDRAVDDALLRVLAGDYRVDERMMLQGQVCRGSGAGERVVRELLALNDVVVTKSGYARLLRIRTDINDDHLATHLADGLIVATPTGSTAYSLSAGGPILHPDLEAIVLTPICAHTLNARAVVLSADEAITIRVEPTGAPSVLTVDGQEGEPLEPDDVVRVARAPCRTRLVRLGRTGFYRLLRTKLSWGGER comes from the coding sequence ATGAAGAGCGTCGGGCTGATCGTCAACGCCGAGAAGCTGCAGGCGGATCGCGAGGTCGGCCGCCTCGCGCGCGGCGCGGTTACGCTGCTCACCGCGCGACACGTCGACGTCGTGGCCAATCGGGAGAGCGCGCAGACGCTCGGCCTCCCGGAGCTCGGCGCGGCGGCCTCCGACCTGGCCCGCCGCGCGGAGATGCTGGTCGTCTTCGGCGGCGACGGCACCATCTTGCAGGCGGCGCGGCAGGCCGCTCCCGCGGGCATTCCGATCCTCGGCGTCAACCTCGGCGGCTTCGGATTCCTTGCGGAGGTGCACGACCGGGCGGTGGACGATGCGCTGCTGCGGGTGCTGGCCGGCGACTACCGCGTGGACGAACGCATGATGCTGCAGGGCCAGGTTTGCCGCGGCAGCGGCGCAGGCGAGCGCGTCGTGCGCGAGCTGCTGGCGCTCAACGACGTCGTCGTTACCAAGAGCGGGTATGCCCGGCTGCTCCGGATCCGCACCGACATCAACGATGACCACCTTGCGACCCACCTCGCCGACGGCCTCATCGTCGCGACGCCGACCGGGTCGACGGCATACTCGCTGTCGGCCGGCGGCCCGATTCTTCACCCGGACCTCGAGGCGATCGTGCTGACGCCGATCTGCGCGCACACGCTCAACGCCCGCGCCGTGGTCCTCTCCGCCGACGAGGCGATCACGATCCGGGTCGAGCCGACCGGTGCGCCGTCGGTGCTGACCGTGGACGGACAGGAAGGCGAGCCGCTCGAGCCGGACGACGTGGTGCGGGTGGCCCGTGCGCCGTGCCGGACGCGACTGGTTCGGTTGGGGCGCACCGGCTTCTACCGGCTGCTGCGCACAAAGCTGTCGTGGGGCGGCGAACGATGA
- a CDS encoding CTP synthase — MTQPQTKYIFITGGVASALGKGITSASLGRLLKSRGWRVSALKFDPYVNVDAGTMNPFQHGEVFVTDDGAETDMDLGHYERFIDESLGRDNNTTTGKIYGAVIARERRGEYLGGTVQVIPHVTNEIRDEISRVARLQQADVMIVEVGGTVGDIESLPFLEAIRQFRRYVGDANVMYVHVSLVPYLRGAGELKTKPTQHSVKELRSIGIHPDVIVCRAERPLSRNLRDKLALFCDVAPEAVIQSIDAQSVYEVPLVLEDEGLARIAEKRLDLPVRTPDLADWRVMVDRLLNSPPVVEIVLVGKYMGNEDSYISIEEALRHGGIATGCRVRIVKQDSEELESLDEAAVAVRLGRVDGILVCPGFGARGVEGKVKAAQFARTRGVPFFGVCYGMQWAVVEFARHVCGLEGANTTEVNPATAHPVIDLLPEQKAVTEKGGTMRLGLYPCRLAPGSLAHAAYGADDVGERHRHRFEVNNEYLPVLTRHGLRVTGLYPERNLVEIVELPGHPWFLGTQFHAEYRSRPTRPHPLYRSFVAAVLTRRERIDATALRPQGTEAEIRATAT; from the coding sequence ATGACGCAGCCGCAGACGAAGTACATCTTCATCACGGGAGGCGTCGCCTCGGCGCTCGGAAAGGGGATCACGTCGGCCTCGCTCGGGCGTTTGCTGAAGAGCCGAGGGTGGCGGGTCAGCGCCCTGAAGTTCGATCCGTACGTCAACGTCGACGCCGGGACGATGAACCCGTTCCAGCACGGCGAGGTCTTCGTCACCGACGACGGCGCCGAGACCGACATGGACCTCGGGCACTACGAGAGGTTCATCGACGAGAGTCTCGGGCGCGACAACAACACGACGACCGGTAAGATCTACGGCGCGGTAATCGCGCGCGAGCGCCGCGGCGAGTACCTCGGCGGCACCGTTCAGGTCATCCCGCATGTGACGAACGAGATCCGCGACGAGATCAGCCGCGTTGCGCGCCTGCAGCAGGCCGACGTGATGATCGTCGAGGTCGGCGGGACCGTCGGCGACATCGAGAGCCTGCCGTTCCTCGAGGCGATCCGGCAGTTCCGGCGATACGTCGGCGACGCCAACGTCATGTACGTGCACGTCTCGCTGGTCCCGTACCTCCGCGGCGCCGGCGAGCTCAAGACGAAGCCGACGCAGCACAGCGTGAAGGAGCTGCGCAGCATCGGTATCCACCCCGACGTCATCGTGTGCCGGGCCGAACGCCCGCTCTCCCGCAACCTGCGCGACAAGCTCGCGCTGTTCTGCGACGTCGCACCCGAGGCCGTGATCCAGTCGATCGACGCCCAGAGCGTCTACGAAGTGCCGCTCGTCCTGGAGGACGAGGGCCTGGCCCGCATCGCGGAGAAGCGCCTCGACCTGCCGGTCCGCACCCCGGACCTCGCCGACTGGCGCGTGATGGTGGACCGCCTCTTGAATTCGCCCCCGGTGGTCGAGATCGTCTTGGTCGGCAAGTACATGGGCAACGAAGACTCGTACATCAGCATCGAGGAAGCGCTGCGGCACGGCGGTATCGCGACCGGCTGCCGGGTACGCATCGTGAAGCAGGACTCCGAGGAGCTCGAATCACTCGACGAAGCCGCGGTGGCGGTGAGACTCGGGCGGGTGGATGGAATCCTGGTCTGCCCCGGCTTCGGTGCGCGCGGCGTCGAGGGCAAAGTGAAGGCCGCGCAGTTCGCCCGCACGCGCGGCGTGCCGTTCTTCGGCGTATGCTACGGCATGCAGTGGGCGGTGGTCGAGTTCGCGCGGCACGTCTGCGGCCTCGAGGGCGCCAATACCACGGAAGTGAACCCGGCGACGGCGCACCCGGTGATCGACTTGCTGCCCGAGCAAAAGGCCGTAACGGAGAAAGGGGGCACAATGCGGCTCGGCCTGTATCCGTGCCGCCTCGCCCCCGGGTCCCTGGCCCACGCCGCGTACGGCGCGGACGACGTCGGCGAGCGGCACCGGCACCGCTTCGAGGTCAACAACGAGTATCTGCCGGTTCTCACGCGCCACGGGCTGCGGGTCACCGGGCTCTATCCGGAGCGCAACCTCGTGGAGATCGTCGAGCTGCCCGGCCACCCGTGGTTCCTCGGCACGCAGTTCCACGCGGAATACCGCTCGCGGCCGACGCGGCCACATCCGCTGTACCGATCCTTTGTGGCCGCGGTGCTCACGCGGCGCGAGCGCATCGACGCCACGGCACTGCGCCCGCAGGGCACGGAGGCGGAGATCAGGGCGACGGCCACGTAG
- the ilvE gene encoding branched-chain-amino-acid transaminase, whose translation MGAIWINGRFVSKEEATVSVYDHGFLYGDGIFEGIRCYNGRVFKLEEHVDRLFQSAKTMRLEIPIGRDAVIQAIVDTVRKSGLHDAYIRPVVSRGPGDLGIDPRKCPKANFVIIVDSIQLYPEEAYRNGLRVITASTRQRPVDVLNPRIKTCNYLNNIMARLEANLAGVDEALMLTSEGYVAECTADNVFIVKAGRVLTPPAYIGILEGVTRRAVLDLCGTIGVAASEHIITLHDIYTADECFLTGTGAELGPVVQADGRTIGPGRPGPVTMKVLTAFRDLASREGTPVYETTGARGGD comes from the coding sequence ATGGGCGCGATCTGGATCAACGGCCGGTTCGTCTCCAAGGAAGAGGCCACCGTCTCCGTCTACGACCACGGGTTCCTCTACGGCGACGGCATTTTCGAGGGTATCCGCTGCTACAACGGGCGCGTTTTCAAGCTCGAGGAGCACGTCGACCGCCTCTTCCAGTCCGCGAAGACCATGCGCCTCGAAATTCCGATCGGCCGCGACGCGGTGATCCAGGCGATCGTCGACACCGTGCGCAAATCGGGGCTCCACGACGCGTACATCCGGCCCGTCGTGTCCCGCGGCCCGGGCGACCTGGGCATCGACCCGCGGAAATGTCCCAAGGCCAACTTCGTCATCATCGTCGATTCGATCCAGCTGTATCCCGAGGAGGCGTACCGCAACGGCCTGCGGGTCATCACGGCGTCCACCCGGCAGCGGCCGGTCGACGTGCTGAACCCGCGAATCAAGACGTGCAACTACCTCAACAACATCATGGCGCGGCTCGAGGCCAACCTCGCCGGGGTCGACGAAGCGCTGATGCTGACCTCGGAGGGCTACGTCGCGGAGTGCACCGCGGACAACGTCTTCATCGTGAAGGCGGGGCGCGTGCTGACGCCGCCCGCGTACATCGGCATCCTGGAAGGCGTGACGCGGCGCGCCGTTCTCGATCTCTGCGGGACGATCGGGGTGGCGGCATCGGAGCATATCATCACGCTGCACGACATCTACACAGCGGACGAGTGCTTCCTGACCGGCACGGGCGCGGAACTCGGCCCGGTGGTCCAGGCCGACGGACGGACGATCGGCCCCGGCAGGCCGGGCCCGGTCACGATGAAAGTGCTGACGGCGTTCCGCGACCTGGCCTCGCGCGAAGGCACGCCCGTCTACGAAACAACGGGAGCGCGCGGCGGAGACTGA
- a CDS encoding NUDIX hydrolase, with product MDELESPSGRRSTFELVEHPGAIAIVAMLPGEEIVLVQQTRHAAGRKLFEIPAGTLEPPETPEACARRELAEEAGYAAHTWERLATFYPAPGFSNELMHLFLAEDLHPAQGERDREEEDLTVHRVPLAVARRLVATGEICDAKSIVGILLAAERFGVTPG from the coding sequence GTGGACGAACTTGAGAGTCCGAGCGGACGCCGCTCGACCTTTGAGCTGGTAGAGCACCCCGGCGCGATCGCAATCGTTGCGATGCTGCCCGGCGAGGAGATTGTGCTGGTGCAGCAGACGCGGCACGCCGCGGGCCGGAAGCTGTTCGAAATCCCCGCCGGCACGCTGGAGCCGCCGGAGACGCCCGAGGCGTGCGCGCGCCGAGAGCTCGCGGAGGAGGCCGGATACGCCGCGCACACCTGGGAACGGCTGGCGACCTTCTACCCGGCGCCGGGCTTCTCCAACGAGCTGATGCATCTCTTTCTCGCCGAAGACCTGCACCCGGCGCAGGGGGAGCGCGATCGCGAGGAGGAGGACCTGACGGTTCATCGTGTGCCGCTGGCCGTCGCGCGGCGGCTCGTCGCCACCGGAGAGATCTGCGACGCAAAGTCCATCGTCGGTATCCTGCTCGCGGCCGAACGCTTCGGCGTGACGCCGGGCTAG